A window of Gloeocapsopsis sp. IPPAS B-1203 contains these coding sequences:
- the ndhL gene encoding NAD(P)H-quinone oxidoreductase subunit L, translating to MDNLLQYLNQNQPIAIALLYLVLAGAYLLVVPLAIMLYLKLRWYNATSFERGFMYFLVFFFFPGLLLLAPFMNFRPQRRQISS from the coding sequence ATGGATAACTTACTACAGTACCTTAACCAAAACCAACCGATTGCGATCGCGCTGCTGTATCTTGTATTGGCGGGAGCGTATCTGCTTGTCGTTCCTCTAGCCATCATGTTGTATCTCAAGCTGCGTTGGTATAACGCTACGTCGTTTGAGCGGGGCTTTATGTATTTCTTAGTGTTCTTTTTCTTTCCAGGGTTATTACTACTAGCGCCGTTTATGAATTTTCGCCCTCAGCGTCGGCAGATTTCTAGCTAA
- a CDS encoding DUF3007 family protein — MNRITVIGIGLGVFVAGGVVYVILQVVGLDSLTAGVWSQVLLVGALVGWLVTYLTRVLRQDMTYHQQRQNYEEAFLQKRLDELTPEELAKLQAEIEQENKSRDSSSKV, encoded by the coding sequence ATGAATAGAATTACGGTTATTGGTATTGGACTTGGCGTGTTTGTGGCGGGTGGTGTTGTCTATGTCATCTTGCAGGTAGTTGGTTTAGATAGCTTAACAGCAGGTGTTTGGAGTCAAGTTTTGTTGGTTGGTGCTTTAGTGGGATGGTTAGTTACTTATCTCACCAGAGTGTTGCGACAAGACATGACGTATCACCAGCAACGGCAAAATTACGAAGAAGCATTTTTGCAAAAAAGGTTAGATGAACTCACACCAGAAGAATTAGCCAAACTGCAAGCGGAGATTGAACAAGAAAACAAATCTCGCGATTCCTCCTCAAAGGTGTAA
- the trpA gene encoding tryptophan synthase subunit alpha yields MNSISDCFKRLRSRGACALIPFVTAGDPDLETTAEALRVLDAAGADMIELGVPYSDPLADGPVIQAAASRALQKGTRLEQVLEIVRQVSPTLRSPIILFMYYNPILNRGVETFLQQIADAGVAGLVVPDLPLEEAEGLLKPAQEAGIEVVLLVAPTSSPERIEAIARASQGFIYLVSVTGVTGMRSQMEARVPELLKQIRSYTDKPIGVGFGISAPEQARQVRESGADAVIVGSAIVKRLADENPQAGLQAIGEFCQSLKAAISD; encoded by the coding sequence ATGAACTCAATTTCTGATTGCTTCAAACGCTTGCGATCGCGCGGTGCTTGTGCTTTAATTCCCTTCGTGACAGCTGGCGATCCAGACTTGGAGACAACTGCTGAAGCTTTGCGGGTTTTAGATGCTGCTGGAGCAGATATGATTGAACTCGGAGTACCATACTCCGATCCTCTAGCAGATGGACCTGTAATTCAAGCCGCAGCAAGTCGGGCGCTGCAAAAAGGAACGCGCCTTGAACAAGTTTTAGAAATAGTACGTCAAGTTAGTCCTACGCTGCGATCGCCCATTATTTTATTTATGTATTACAACCCGATATTGAATCGAGGAGTTGAGACATTTTTACAACAAATTGCGGATGCTGGTGTCGCTGGTTTAGTTGTGCCTGATTTACCGCTAGAAGAAGCTGAAGGGCTGCTGAAACCTGCTCAAGAGGCGGGGATTGAAGTTGTATTATTAGTGGCTCCCACGAGTTCCCCAGAACGAATTGAGGCGATCGCCCGTGCTTCGCAAGGATTTATTTATTTAGTCAGTGTGACAGGCGTTACGGGAATGCGATCGCAAATGGAAGCACGAGTTCCTGAATTACTCAAACAAATCCGCAGTTACACCGACAAGCCCATTGGTGTAGGTTTTGGCATTTCCGCACCCGAACAAGCGCGACAAGTACGTGAATCGGGCGCAGACGCTGTGATCGTCGGAAGTGCGATAGTGAAACGCTTAGCAGATGAAAACCCCCAAGCAGGATTGCAAGCAATTGGGGAGTTTTGCCAAAGTTTAAAAGCAGCAATTAGCGATTAA
- a CDS encoding aldo/keto reductase, translating to MKTRNLGTQGLTVSEQGLGCMGMSEFYGTGDEAEAISTIHRALDLGVTFLDTADMYGSGTNEKLVGKAIRDRRAEVILATKFGIIRGEDSSFRGVNGSPEYVRQACDASLQRLGLDYIDLYYQHRVDPNVPIEETVGAMAELVQQGKVRYLGLSEAAPTTIRRAHATHPISALQSEYSLWQREEVEDEILPTIRELGIGFVAYSPLGRGFLSGQITSPDDFAPDDFRRNLPRFQGENFNKNLQLVERVKEIAAEKGVTPGQLALAWLLAQGNDIVPIPGTKRQKYLEENVAAVDITLTSAELQRITEVAPKGVAAGDRYADMSSVNR from the coding sequence ATGAAAACACGAAATCTGGGAACTCAAGGACTCACTGTGTCTGAACAGGGACTTGGATGCATGGGAATGTCGGAATTTTATGGTACTGGAGATGAAGCTGAAGCAATTTCTACAATTCACCGCGCGTTAGATCTCGGTGTCACCTTCCTTGATACAGCAGATATGTACGGTTCTGGTACAAACGAAAAACTTGTTGGTAAAGCAATTCGCGATCGCCGTGCAGAAGTTATTCTTGCAACCAAGTTTGGTATTATCCGTGGCGAAGATAGTAGTTTTCGCGGCGTTAATGGTAGTCCTGAATACGTCCGTCAAGCGTGTGATGCCTCATTACAACGCTTAGGATTAGACTACATTGATTTGTATTATCAGCACCGCGTCGATCCCAATGTACCCATCGAAGAAACTGTCGGCGCAATGGCAGAATTAGTCCAACAAGGTAAAGTTCGCTATCTTGGACTTTCAGAAGCCGCACCTACAACAATTCGCCGCGCTCACGCTACGCACCCCATTAGCGCTTTACAATCAGAATACTCGCTATGGCAACGTGAAGAAGTTGAAGACGAGATTTTACCTACTATTCGTGAATTAGGAATCGGGTTTGTTGCTTATAGTCCCCTCGGACGCGGATTTCTCTCAGGACAAATTACCAGCCCTGATGATTTTGCACCTGATGACTTCCGCCGGAATCTACCTCGGTTTCAAGGTGAGAATTTTAATAAAAATCTGCAACTCGTGGAGCGAGTCAAGGAAATTGCTGCCGAAAAAGGCGTCACCCCAGGACAATTAGCACTTGCTTGGTTACTCGCCCAAGGAAACGATATTGTACCGATTCCTGGCACAAAACGGCAGAAATATCTAGAGGAAAACGTTGCCGCAGTTGATATTACACTTACATCAGCCGAACTCCAACGTATTACTGAAGTTGCTCCCAAAGGAGTTGCAGCAGGCGATCGCTATGCGGATATGAGTAGTGTTAATCGCTAA
- a CDS encoding MerR family transcriptional regulator, whose product MDTDIRQVAARTGLSVHTLRYYERNGLLEPVNRGSNGHRRYSAADIARIEFLTRLRATGMPIRQMHQFATLLREKPEAISDRRAILEAHELEVQKRIAELQQNLKVIQWKIQHYQELEAQQTNSPNYSTKS is encoded by the coding sequence ATGGACACGGACATTCGACAAGTTGCAGCACGAACAGGTTTGAGTGTGCATACACTGCGCTATTACGAGCGTAATGGGCTACTTGAGCCAGTTAATAGGGGAAGCAATGGACATCGCCGTTACTCAGCAGCAGATATTGCTCGAATTGAATTTTTGACTCGCTTACGGGCTACAGGAATGCCAATTCGTCAAATGCACCAGTTTGCTACTTTGTTACGGGAAAAACCAGAAGCAATCAGCGATCGCCGCGCAATTTTAGAAGCGCATGAACTTGAAGTCCAAAAACGCATTGCTGAACTGCAGCAGAATTTGAAGGTGATTCAGTGGAAAATTCAACACTATCAGGAGTTAGAAGCACAACAAACTAATTCACCTAACTACTCCACTAAGAGCTAA
- a CDS encoding MFS transporter: MADRRVHVEEANRKQRLKQHHRLFLWLSLAAGLIFLQGYMIAPLIPRLAQIFQVPEQEIGFIVPAYMLAYALAALFYGILSDRFGRWPVMRASVCIFIICTALTATAQSASQMVFWRLLTGLGASGVIPLTFALIGDLFPFRERGQMLGMVFAYMEGGMAFGSAGGAILEPFIGWQVLFVGTAIAAAVILWRLHRYEALFDTPQAAEPLRSIRQVFAGYRSVLSTWRGKRTYIYVFLNAIFHSGVYTWLGLYLLQRYNLGEARIGLAIFGYGIPGLIFSPMIGKAVDRWGRRWLIPPGLGIAAIAGFMMIFQIPLTLTTTAILILSLGYDLTQPLFAGIVTDLGSARSLGQTMGFKVFTLFTGFGIGSLIFGEALRWGFGPTLAIFSTIQLLAAVVAIPLFRSEAPKKEAEIKAVEAWDEQEE, encoded by the coding sequence ATGGCTGACCGTAGAGTTCATGTAGAAGAGGCAAACCGCAAACAAAGGCTAAAGCAACATCATCGCTTGTTTTTATGGCTTTCTCTCGCCGCAGGCTTAATTTTTTTACAGGGATATATGATCGCACCACTTATCCCTCGTCTGGCACAAATTTTTCAAGTTCCAGAGCAAGAGATCGGCTTTATTGTCCCAGCTTATATGCTTGCTTATGCTCTAGCAGCCCTCTTTTATGGAATCCTTTCGGATCGTTTCGGGCGCTGGCCCGTGATGCGTGCTTCGGTTTGCATCTTTATTATTTGTACCGCACTGACTGCAACAGCTCAATCTGCCTCGCAGATGGTTTTCTGGCGTCTTTTAACTGGACTAGGTGCTAGTGGAGTTATACCACTAACGTTTGCCTTGATTGGAGATTTGTTTCCCTTTCGCGAAAGAGGACAGATGTTGGGTATGGTGTTTGCTTATATGGAAGGAGGTATGGCTTTTGGCTCTGCGGGGGGAGCGATTCTTGAACCCTTTATAGGTTGGCAGGTACTATTTGTTGGGACTGCGATCGCAGCAGCAGTTATTTTGTGGCGCTTGCACCGCTATGAAGCACTGTTTGATACTCCACAGGCTGCTGAGCCACTACGCTCGATTCGTCAGGTTTTTGCAGGCTACCGCAGTGTGTTATCAACTTGGCGTGGAAAGCGAACTTATATCTATGTTTTTTTGAACGCGATCTTTCACTCAGGGGTTTATACCTGGCTAGGACTTTACTTATTGCAGCGCTACAACTTGGGAGAGGCAAGAATCGGGCTAGCAATTTTTGGATACGGCATTCCAGGTTTGATTTTTAGTCCGATGATTGGCAAAGCGGTGGATCGTTGGGGACGCAGATGGCTTATCCCACCAGGACTGGGCATAGCTGCGATCGCAGGGTTTATGATGATCTTCCAAATTCCCTTGACCTTGACTACTACCGCTATTTTGATTTTGTCTCTTGGCTATGACCTGACTCAGCCTTTATTTGCAGGAATTGTAACAGACCTAGGTTCCGCAAGAAGTCTAGGACAAACAATGGGGTTCAAAGTTTTTACACTATTTACTGGATTTGGAATTGGTAGTCTCATATTTGGTGAGGCGCTTCGTTGGGGCTTTGGTCCAACACTGGCTATTTTTAGTACAATCCAATTGCTAGCAGCCGTTGTCGCAATTCCGTTGTTTCGCTCAGAGGCTCCTAAGAAAGAGGCGGAAATTAAAGCAGTAGAAGCTTGGGATGAGCAAGAAGAATAG
- a CDS encoding DinB family protein, with amino-acid sequence MLTQHFQLLAKYNTLANRKLYDTCGQLSDDERKQIRPAFFKTIHGTLNHIMVGDRIWLGRFEGKAMSSTNLDAILYNDFDELWQVRQTEDQRIENFAASLTEEFLSSSIQYTNNSGRVCNDPVDLLVAHFFNHQTHHRGQIHDMISQTEITPPSLDMHRIIRP; translated from the coding sequence ATGCTCACCCAGCATTTTCAATTATTAGCAAAATACAACACATTAGCAAATCGCAAACTGTACGACACTTGCGGTCAATTAAGTGATGATGAACGCAAACAGATTCGTCCAGCATTTTTTAAAACTATTCACGGAACGCTAAATCATATTATGGTAGGTGATCGCATTTGGTTAGGGCGTTTCGAGGGCAAAGCCATGTCATCAACTAATCTAGACGCAATTCTCTACAACGACTTTGACGAATTATGGCAAGTGCGTCAAACCGAAGATCAGCGGATTGAAAACTTTGCTGCAAGTTTAACTGAGGAGTTTTTAAGTAGCTCAATTCAGTATACAAATAATTCTGGTAGAGTCTGTAACGATCCTGTTGATTTACTCGTAGCGCATTTTTTCAATCACCAAACGCACCATCGAGGGCAAATTCATGACATGATCAGCCAAACAGAAATCACTCCACCATCACTTGATATGCATCGTATCATTCGACCCTGA
- a CDS encoding DUF29 family protein, whose protein sequence is MEELLTLKEMLLKGDISGALVMVEELEEMGRNDIIKTIRSHAVILLLHLIKQQAENRTTRSWEVSIRNSVREIQRENRAYYLTSEELLETLEEAYLNAIDEASLEVEEGRYEPEELEQRVNKVEILQHALNLIAPLNS, encoded by the coding sequence ATGGAAGAACTGCTAACTCTCAAAGAAATGCTGCTTAAGGGTGACATTTCTGGTGCATTAGTGATGGTTGAAGAACTTGAAGAAATGGGTCGTAATGACATTATTAAAACAATTCGGAGTCATGCCGTTATTCTGTTGTTACACCTGATCAAACAGCAAGCCGAAAATCGGACAACTCGTTCTTGGGAAGTTTCAATTCGTAATTCTGTGCGAGAAATTCAGCGAGAAAATCGAGCTTACTATCTTACGTCAGAGGAGTTGCTTGAAACCTTGGAGGAGGCTTATTTAAATGCAATTGACGAGGCTTCATTAGAAGTTGAAGAAGGGCGCTATGAACCGGAAGAATTAGAGCAACGAGTGAATAAAGTAGAAATCTTACAACATGCGCTAAATTTAATTGCACCGTTGAATAGTTAG
- a CDS encoding alpha/beta hydrolase, which translates to MPKLQANGIELFYDIQGTGEPLLLIPGFACDYAHWDLLMPSLVAQYQVIRLDNRGIGQSSAPDSPYSIKQMADDTAILLEHIGVSRIHVAGHSMGGQIAQELALAHPEKLHSLILLATFASCDRRFCSIIETLGDLPRILDPEAYFYVVLPWAVSEDFYATPGAIEAALKFQMEYPFPPTPQGLYHQSRAIINSDTLDRLPQISCPTLVLVSQQDILTPLKFSQELAQGIPNAELVILKRGGHDFLIDAPDAVATAMLNFLAKRTK; encoded by the coding sequence ATGCCAAAACTTCAGGCTAACGGAATTGAATTATTCTATGACATTCAGGGAACAGGCGAGCCTTTATTATTAATTCCTGGTTTCGCCTGCGATTATGCGCACTGGGATTTATTAATGCCGTCACTTGTCGCCCAGTATCAAGTCATTCGCTTAGATAATCGTGGTATCGGACAAAGTTCTGCGCCTGATAGTCCCTACAGTATCAAACAAATGGCAGATGATACGGCAATACTACTAGAACACATCGGTGTGAGTAGAATTCATGTTGCTGGTCATTCGATGGGAGGTCAAATTGCCCAAGAATTAGCATTAGCACACCCAGAAAAGCTACATAGTTTAATCTTGTTGGCGACTTTTGCGTCATGCGATCGCCGATTCTGTAGCATTATCGAAACACTAGGCGATCTGCCACGCATTCTAGATCCCGAAGCTTATTTTTATGTAGTGTTACCCTGGGCAGTGAGTGAAGATTTTTATGCAACTCCAGGCGCTATCGAAGCAGCACTCAAGTTTCAAATGGAGTATCCTTTTCCGCCGACTCCACAAGGGCTATATCATCAAAGTCGAGCGATTATAAATAGCGATACTTTAGACCGTTTACCACAAATTAGTTGCCCTACGCTAGTTTTAGTAAGTCAGCAAGATATTCTAACACCACTGAAGTTTTCTCAAGAACTTGCTCAAGGTATTCCTAATGCTGAACTTGTGATTCTTAAGCGCGGCGGTCATGATTTCTTAATTGACGCGCCAGATGCTGTAGCTACTGCAATGCTGAACTTTTTAGCAAAGCGTACTAAATAA
- a CDS encoding glutathione binding-like protein, whose translation MIDVYYWTTPNGHKITMFLEEVELPYTIIPVNIGTGDQFKTDFLKIAPNNRIPAIVDRAPADGGEPISVFESGAILLYLAEKTGKLISTDIRQRAEILQWLFWQMGGLGPMAGQNHHFSQYAPEKIPYAIDRYVNETGRLYAVMNKRLSDRTFLAGNNYSIADIAAYPWIVPYERQGQKLENFPHLQRWFGTIKARPATIHAYEKAEAFKDQALDIEKSRNLLFNQSANTIQ comes from the coding sequence ATGATTGACGTTTATTACTGGACAACGCCCAACGGTCACAAAATTACAATGTTTCTAGAGGAAGTCGAACTTCCTTATACAATTATTCCTGTCAACATTGGTACGGGAGATCAGTTTAAGACCGATTTTCTTAAAATTGCCCCAAATAACCGAATTCCGGCAATTGTCGATCGCGCCCCAGCAGATGGCGGCGAACCCATTTCAGTGTTTGAATCAGGAGCAATTCTACTGTATTTAGCCGAAAAAACGGGAAAACTGATTTCAACAGATATCCGCCAACGTGCTGAAATCTTGCAATGGTTATTTTGGCAAATGGGCGGTTTAGGACCAATGGCAGGGCAAAATCATCATTTTAGTCAGTATGCACCCGAAAAGATTCCTTATGCAATAGACCGCTACGTCAATGAAACAGGACGTTTGTATGCAGTCATGAATAAACGGTTAAGCGATCGCACTTTTCTGGCAGGTAATAACTATTCAATCGCTGACATTGCTGCTTATCCGTGGATTGTACCGTATGAACGTCAAGGACAAAAGCTAGAGAATTTCCCTCACTTGCAGCGCTGGTTTGGAACCATTAAAGCACGTCCAGCGACGATTCATGCTTACGAGAAAGCAGAAGCATTTAAAGATCAAGCACTCGATATTGAAAAATCAAGGAACTTGTTATTTAACCAATCAGCAAACACAATTCAGTAA
- a CDS encoding NAD(P)H-dependent oxidoreductase: MKVFIVHAHPEPKSFNGALTRHAKAVLENAAHEVKISDLYRMKFDPVSDRRNFTSQKNPEYFKQQTEELYATEIDGFALDIRSEMEKLDWCDVLIFQFPLWWFSVPAILKGWVDRVFAMERIYGSGKWYDNGTFQGKKAMLSLTTGGSETMYTETGLNGFIDDILFPIHHGIFRFVGFDVLPPFIAWAVNRVGEEQRQHYLETYQKRLLSIDKTPAIAYPALADYDENFQLKIKK, translated from the coding sequence ATGAAAGTTTTTATTGTTCACGCACATCCCGAACCAAAAAGCTTTAATGGTGCATTAACCCGTCATGCCAAAGCAGTACTAGAAAATGCAGCACATGAAGTTAAAATTTCTGATTTGTATAGGATGAAATTTGATCCTGTCTCAGATCGTCGTAATTTTACATCCCAAAAGAATCCAGAGTACTTCAAACAACAAACTGAAGAATTGTATGCAACTGAAATCGACGGTTTTGCACTCGATATTCGCTCAGAAATGGAGAAACTAGATTGGTGCGATGTGCTCATTTTTCAGTTTCCCCTGTGGTGGTTTTCTGTGCCAGCAATTCTCAAAGGCTGGGTTGATCGAGTATTCGCAATGGAACGTATTTATGGTAGTGGAAAATGGTATGACAATGGTACGTTTCAAGGTAAGAAAGCAATGTTGTCATTGACTACTGGTGGTTCAGAAACTATGTACACCGAAACAGGATTAAATGGATTTATTGACGATATCTTGTTTCCAATTCATCATGGGATCTTTCGTTTTGTTGGATTTGATGTATTACCACCGTTTATCGCTTGGGCAGTAAATCGTGTAGGTGAAGAACAAAGACAGCATTATTTAGAAACCTACCAAAAAAGACTTTTATCGATTGATAAAACGCCAGCGATCGCTTATCCTGCTTTAGCAGATTATGACGAAAATTTTCAGTTAAAGATAAAAAAATAA
- a CDS encoding NADH:flavin oxidoreductase/NADH oxidase: MPQLFDTYQLKDVTLHNRIGVSPMCQYSSHDGVVTDWHLVHLGSRAVGGAGLIIAEATAVEARGRISPGDAGIWADKHIEPLQRINQFIKAHGAVPGIQIAHAGRKASSARPWEGDHSLKDEEGGWTTIAPSPLAFGNKLWRVPKEMTKEDIQEVQNAFRTAALRALEAGYEWIELHFAHGYLAHSFYSPLANQRTDEYGGSFVNRIRFAIETTQAVREVWSERLPLTARLSCSDWIEGGWTIEDSVELAKKLKAEGVDLIDCSSGFNSPDYKNYPFGAGWQVPFAEKIRHEAEIATAAVGSITSAMQADDIIRNGRADIVLLGREMLRDPYWAYRAAQELQQEEKLNLPIQYASGL; this comes from the coding sequence ATGCCACAGTTATTTGATACTTATCAACTCAAAGACGTCACATTACACAACCGTATTGGTGTTTCCCCAATGTGTCAGTATAGTTCGCACGATGGTGTAGTAACCGATTGGCATTTAGTTCACCTAGGTTCGCGTGCAGTAGGTGGTGCAGGATTAATTATTGCCGAAGCTACCGCAGTCGAAGCGCGGGGACGAATTTCTCCAGGTGATGCGGGAATTTGGGCAGACAAGCACATCGAACCGCTACAACGCATCAACCAATTTATCAAAGCGCACGGTGCAGTACCAGGAATTCAAATAGCCCACGCTGGTAGAAAAGCAAGTTCCGCACGTCCTTGGGAAGGCGATCATTCGCTTAAAGATGAAGAAGGTGGTTGGACAACTATTGCACCGAGTCCCCTAGCTTTTGGTAATAAGCTATGGCGGGTTCCGAAAGAAATGACTAAAGAAGATATTCAAGAAGTTCAAAATGCGTTTCGCACCGCCGCATTGCGGGCTTTAGAAGCGGGTTATGAATGGATAGAACTCCATTTTGCCCACGGCTATTTAGCACACAGCTTTTACTCACCTCTTGCCAATCAACGTACTGATGAGTATGGCGGCAGTTTTGTCAACCGTATTCGCTTTGCGATTGAAACAACGCAAGCAGTGCGCGAAGTTTGGTCAGAACGTTTACCATTAACAGCACGGTTATCGTGTTCTGATTGGATAGAAGGCGGTTGGACAATCGAAGACTCGGTGGAACTTGCTAAAAAGCTGAAAGCTGAAGGTGTGGACTTAATCGACTGTAGTTCGGGTTTTAATTCTCCTGATTACAAAAACTATCCCTTCGGTGCGGGTTGGCAAGTGCCTTTTGCAGAGAAAATTCGCCACGAAGCTGAAATCGCGACAGCAGCGGTAGGTTCAATTACAAGCGCAATGCAAGCTGATGACATTATCCGCAATGGACGTGCAGATATTGTCCTCCTTGGGCGCGAGATGTTACGCGATCCTTACTGGGCTTACCGTGCAGCGCAAGAATTACAGCAAGAGGAAAAACTGAATTTACCGATTCAATATGCGAGTGGATTGTAA
- a CDS encoding NAD(P)-dependent alcohol dehydrogenase, which yields MKVYEIQQFGIDALTLTERPDPQLSYGQVLVKMRAASLNYRDLLVVKGLYDPKLPLPRIPFSDGVGAVVAVGEGVTRVKVGDRVAGIFFQKWLGGELTQEITQSALGGAIDGILAEYVVLHEDGVIHVPEHLTDEEAATLPCAAVTAWNALFHAGNLKAGDTVLVQGTGGVSIFALQFSKIAGAKVIATSSSDEKLERVRKMGAAETINYKQLPEWGNRVRELTDGKGVDYVVEVGGAGTLSESLRAVRHGGQVSLIGVLSGGKGEVATAAIVMKNVCVQGIYVGSREMFAAMNSAIALHKLRPVVDRVYPFHEVPEALKYMESGSHFGKICIRF from the coding sequence ATGAAGGTATACGAAATTCAACAGTTTGGCATTGATGCGCTGACACTAACCGAACGCCCCGATCCTCAACTGAGTTACGGACAAGTTCTCGTGAAAATGCGTGCGGCTTCCTTAAACTACCGCGATCTATTGGTAGTTAAAGGTTTGTACGATCCCAAATTACCTTTACCAAGAATTCCTTTTTCTGACGGTGTAGGCGCAGTTGTCGCAGTAGGCGAAGGTGTAACGCGAGTTAAAGTAGGCGATCGCGTTGCCGGAATTTTCTTTCAAAAGTGGTTAGGTGGTGAACTGACGCAAGAAATTACGCAATCGGCTTTAGGTGGTGCGATTGATGGAATTTTAGCTGAGTACGTGGTGCTACATGAAGATGGCGTGATTCACGTACCCGAACATCTTACCGATGAGGAAGCTGCAACGTTACCTTGTGCAGCTGTAACAGCGTGGAATGCGCTTTTTCATGCTGGTAATTTAAAAGCAGGCGATACAGTATTGGTGCAAGGAACTGGCGGAGTTTCAATATTTGCCTTGCAGTTTTCCAAAATTGCAGGTGCGAAAGTCATCGCTACATCAAGCAGCGACGAGAAACTAGAACGTGTCCGCAAAATGGGCGCAGCAGAAACAATTAATTATAAACAACTTCCAGAGTGGGGTAATCGAGTGCGCGAACTCACCGACGGTAAAGGTGTTGATTATGTCGTTGAAGTCGGTGGCGCAGGAACATTATCAGAATCGCTACGCGCAGTACGTCACGGCGGACAAGTTAGTTTGATTGGGGTTTTAAGCGGTGGTAAAGGCGAAGTTGCTACCGCAGCAATTGTGATGAAAAACGTTTGTGTACAAGGCATTTATGTCGGTTCGCGTGAGATGTTCGCGGCGATGAATTCGGCGATCGCATTACACAAATTACGCCCTGTAGTTGATCGCGTGTATCCTTTCCACGAAGTACCAGAAGCGCTGAAATATATGGAAAGTGGTTCGCACTTCGGTAAAATTTGCATCCGCTTTTAA
- a CDS encoding MerR family transcriptional regulator: MTEKMRIGELAQKAGVTPRTIRYYENLGLLHPSEREGGGFRYYTEAEFLRLQKIDCLKSLGLTLEEIASVIDLYFEDPTELKAKQKVLTILQAHLQETDDKLTALAQFRSELETNITKIQKCIEQINSQ; this comes from the coding sequence GTGACTGAAAAAATGCGAATCGGAGAACTGGCACAAAAAGCTGGCGTAACTCCAAGAACAATTCGCTATTACGAAAATCTAGGATTATTGCATCCAAGTGAACGAGAGGGAGGTGGCTTTCGCTATTATACGGAAGCTGAGTTTTTGCGACTCCAAAAAATTGATTGCCTCAAGTCACTCGGACTAACTCTCGAAGAGATTGCGAGTGTTATTGACTTGTACTTTGAAGATCCAACAGAACTCAAAGCCAAGCAAAAGGTGTTAACCATCCTGCAAGCGCATCTTCAAGAAACCGATGATAAACTGACCGCACTCGCGCAGTTTCGTTCAGAGTTAGAGACAAATATTACTAAGATTCAAAAATGTATTGAGCAAATCAACAGCCAGTAA